From Hippoglossus stenolepis isolate QCI-W04-F060 chromosome 19, HSTE1.2, whole genome shotgun sequence, the proteins below share one genomic window:
- the LOC118098543 gene encoding protein adenylyltransferase SelO isoform X1 gives MTRALSVAMWSIYRLLVFALAAASGVTPVHLLEFCPSAGPDCHSDDDAASTSRSSQRAVKSRWNGNVSELIQDLDQFRVSCKKLLEVFPIDEVSGNFVHTVKNCIFSKSIPTPLKGPLSLAAVSKDVIEGILDLDVAVTQSTDFRLYASGGRLLPGSEPLAHRYGGHQFGYWAGQLGDGRAHFLGQYSNRKGEIWELQLKGSGKTPYSRSGDGRAVIRSSVREFLCSEAMHFLGVPTSRAASLIVSEEPVIRDKFYNGNVKTERGAVVLRLAKSWFRIGSLEILSQSGETDLLRKLLNFVIDEHFPSISSNDPDKYLVFYSTVVNETAHLIGQWMSVGFAHGVCNTDNFSLLSITIDYGPFGFMESYNPNFIPNTSDDEGRYRIGAQADVGLFNLEKLLSALSPVFTHKQQEEAKIILKGFVNIYQMRIHQIFKAKLGLLGEEEEDSYLIPFLLQMMEDTESDFTMTFRQLSEVSHLQLHNRNFAQMWALDDLSTHQHFSDWLNMYLLRISRQQNDGDVNRQNRMKNVNPRYVLRNWMAESAIRKAEMNDFSEVELLHHILSSPFVTQETAEEAGYAARPPSWAQRLKVSCSS, from the exons ATGACGCGGG CTCTGTCCGTGGCCATGTGGAGTATCTACAGACTTCTAGTCTTTGCTCTGGCTGCAGCATCAGGTGTCACTCCTGTTCATCTCCTGGAGTTCTGTCCCAGCGCTGGACCCGACTGTCACAGCGATGACGACGCAGCATCAACCAGTCGATCATCCCAACGCGCTGTCAAATCCAGGTGGAACGGGAATGTTTCAGAGCTCATTCAGGACCTGGACCAGTTCAGAGTGTCCTGTAAGAAGCTACTCG AAGTGTTCCCAATCGATGAGGTCAGCGGAAACTTTGTTCACACGGTGAAGAACTGCATATTTTCCAAATCCATCCCAACTCCACTGAAAGGGCCTCTGAGCCTGGCAGCCGTTTCTAAG GATGTCATCGAGGGGATCTTAGATCTGGATGTGGCTGTAACACAGTCCACTGATTTCCGGCTTTATGCCAGCGGGGGCAGACTGCTGCCAGGATCTGAACCTCTCGCACACAGATACGGGGGTCATCAG TTTGGTTACTGGGCAGGTCAGCTGGGTGACGGTCGAGCACATTTCCTTGGTCAGTATTCCAACAG GAAGGGAGAAATATGGGAACTGCAGCTTAAAGGCTCTGGAAAAACTCCATATTCAAG GTCCGGAGATGGTCGAGCTGTGATCCGCTCGTCTGTCAGGGAGTTCCTGTGCAGCGAGGCGATGCATTTCCTGGGTGTTCCCACCAGCAGAGCTGCCAG TCTAATTGTAAGTGAGGAGCCGGTGATCAGGGATAAGTTCTACAATGGCAAcgtgaagacagagagag GAGCTGTTGTTCTCCGTTTAGCAAAGTCCTGGTTTCGGATTGGATCGTTGGAAATTTTGTCTCAAAGTGGAGAGACGGATCTTCTGAG GAAGCTGCTGAACTTTGTGATTGATGAACATTTCCCTTCTATCAGTTCAAATGACCCTGATAAATATTTG GTGTTTTATTCCACGGTTGTAAATGAAACAGCACATCTGATTGGCCAGTGGATGTCTGTTGGGTTTGCACATG GTGTGTGCAACACAGACAACTTCAGTCTCCTGTCCATCACCATCGACTATGGACCGTTTGGCTTCATGGAGTCCTATAACCCCA ATTTCATCCCCAACACGTCGGATGATGAGGGCAGGTACAGAATAGGAGCTCAGGCTGATGTCGGACTGTTCAACCTGGAGAAGCTCCTCAGTGCTCTGAGTCCTGTGTTTACACATAAACAGCAGGAAGA aGCTAAAATCATCTTAAAAGGATTTGTGAATATCTACCAGATGAG GATTCACCAGATATTTAAAGCCAAACTGGGGCTTCttggtgaagaggaagaagacagtTACCTTATTCCCTTCCTGCTTCAG ATGATGGAGGACACAGAGTCAGACTTCACCATGACCTTCAGACAACTCAGTGAAGTTTcacacctgcagctgcacaacaGGAACTTCGCACAG aTGTGGGCTCTTGATGATTTATCAACGCATCAGCACTTCTCTGATTGGCTCAACATGTACCTCCTCCGCATCAGCAG ACAACAAAATGATGGTGATGTGAATCGTCAAAACAGAATGAAAA ATGTGAATCCCAGATACGTGCTGAGGAACTGGATGGCGGAGTCGGCCATAAGAAAAGCTGAGATGAACGATTTCTCTGAG GTAGAGCTGCTGCACCACATCCTGTCCTCTCCCTTTGTTACACAAGAGACTGCAGAGGAGGCGGGCTATGCAGCAAGACCTCCTTCGTGGGCtcagaggttaaaggtcagctGCTCCTCATGA
- the LOC118098543 gene encoding protein adenylyltransferase SelO isoform X2 — translation MTRALSVAMWSIYRLLVFALAAASGVTPVHLLEFCPSAGPDCHSDDDAASTSRSSQRAVKSRWNGNVSELIQDLDQFRVSCKKLLEVFPIDEVSGNFVHTVKNCIFSKSIPTPLKGPLSLAAVSKDVIEGILDLDVAVTQSTDFRLYASGGRLLPGSEPLAHRYGGHQFGYWAGQLGDGRAHFLGQYSNRKGEIWELQLKGSGKTPYSRSGDGRAVIRSSVREFLCSEAMHFLGVPTSRAASLIVSEEPVIRDKFYNGNVKTERGAVVLRLAKSWFRIGSLEILSQSGETDLLRKLLNFVIDEHFPSISSNDPDKYLVFYSTVVNETAHLIGQWMSVGFAHGVCNTDNFSLLSITIDYGPFGFMESYNPNFIPNTSDDEGRYRIGAQADVGLFNLEKLLSALSPVFTHKQQEEAKIILKGFVNIYQMRIHQIFKAKLGLLGEEEEDSYLIPFLLQMMEDTESDFTMTFRQLSEVSHLQLHNRNFAQMWALDDLSTHQHFSDWLNMYLLRISRQQNDGDVNRQNRMKNVNPRYVLRNWMAESAIRKAEMNDFSEVELLHHILSSPFVTQETAEEAGYAARPPSWAQRLKVSCSS, via the exons ATGACGCGGG CTCTGTCCGTGGCCATGTGGAGTATCTACAGACTTCTAGTCTTTGCTCTGGCTGCAGCATCAGGTGTCACTCCTGTTCATCTCCTGGAGTTCTGTCCCAGCGCTGGACCCGACTGTCACAGCGATGACGACGCAGCATCAACCAGTCGATCATCCCAACGCGCTGTCAAATCCAGGTGGAACGGGAATGTTTCAGAGCTCATTCAGGACCTGGACCAGTTCAGAGTGTCCTGTAAGAAGCTACTCG AAGTGTTCCCAATCGATGAGGTCAGCGGAAACTTTGTTCACACGGTGAAGAACTGCATATTTTCCAAATCCATCCCAACTCCACTGAAAGGGCCTCTGAGCCTGGCAGCCGTTTCTAAG GATGTCATCGAGGGGATCTTAGATCTGGATGTGGCTGTAACACAGTCCACTGATTTCCGGCTTTATGCCAGCGGGGGCAGACTGCTGCCAGGATCTGAACCTCTCGCACACAGATACGGGGG GCACCAGTTTGGTTACTGGGCAGGTCAGCTGGGTGACGGTCGAGCACATTTCCTTGGTCAGTATTCCAACAG GAAGGGAGAAATATGGGAACTGCAGCTTAAAGGCTCTGGAAAAACTCCATATTCAAG GTCCGGAGATGGTCGAGCTGTGATCCGCTCGTCTGTCAGGGAGTTCCTGTGCAGCGAGGCGATGCATTTCCTGGGTGTTCCCACCAGCAGAGCTGCCAG TCTAATTGTAAGTGAGGAGCCGGTGATCAGGGATAAGTTCTACAATGGCAAcgtgaagacagagagag GAGCTGTTGTTCTCCGTTTAGCAAAGTCCTGGTTTCGGATTGGATCGTTGGAAATTTTGTCTCAAAGTGGAGAGACGGATCTTCTGAG GAAGCTGCTGAACTTTGTGATTGATGAACATTTCCCTTCTATCAGTTCAAATGACCCTGATAAATATTTG GTGTTTTATTCCACGGTTGTAAATGAAACAGCACATCTGATTGGCCAGTGGATGTCTGTTGGGTTTGCACATG GTGTGTGCAACACAGACAACTTCAGTCTCCTGTCCATCACCATCGACTATGGACCGTTTGGCTTCATGGAGTCCTATAACCCCA ATTTCATCCCCAACACGTCGGATGATGAGGGCAGGTACAGAATAGGAGCTCAGGCTGATGTCGGACTGTTCAACCTGGAGAAGCTCCTCAGTGCTCTGAGTCCTGTGTTTACACATAAACAGCAGGAAGA aGCTAAAATCATCTTAAAAGGATTTGTGAATATCTACCAGATGAG GATTCACCAGATATTTAAAGCCAAACTGGGGCTTCttggtgaagaggaagaagacagtTACCTTATTCCCTTCCTGCTTCAG ATGATGGAGGACACAGAGTCAGACTTCACCATGACCTTCAGACAACTCAGTGAAGTTTcacacctgcagctgcacaacaGGAACTTCGCACAG aTGTGGGCTCTTGATGATTTATCAACGCATCAGCACTTCTCTGATTGGCTCAACATGTACCTCCTCCGCATCAGCAG ACAACAAAATGATGGTGATGTGAATCGTCAAAACAGAATGAAAA ATGTGAATCCCAGATACGTGCTGAGGAACTGGATGGCGGAGTCGGCCATAAGAAAAGCTGAGATGAACGATTTCTCTGAG GTAGAGCTGCTGCACCACATCCTGTCCTCTCCCTTTGTTACACAAGAGACTGCAGAGGAGGCGGGCTATGCAGCAAGACCTCCTTCGTGGGCtcagaggttaaaggtcagctGCTCCTCATGA
- the pdss1 gene encoding decaprenyl-diphosphate synthase subunit 1, producing MAGPWWSRCRSWSTNCTRAGVFETLRRVSGRSAALSASSPGRASWSSRPRSEAQPSSSTRTNLQIFNFTSSLNRHKPRLLCPTLQPCCCRTIHSDAKVKDPFTLAQKDLTSLYDDIKKELFVSKEELKFLCDYYFDGKGKAIRPMIVVLMARALNIHSNRAGDLLPGQRAIAMISEMIHTASLVHDDVIDGSHKRRGKGTIHEVWGERKAILAGDFILSAASLALARIGNITVVKVLSQVIEDLVRGEFMQLGSKENENERFKHYLEKTFKKTASLIANSCKAVSILVNPDPDVHEIAFQFGKNVGIAFQLVDDVLDFTSGASQLGKPSAADLKLGLATGPVLFACQQFPELHAMIMRRFSSDGDVDRAWKYVLQSDGVEQTNFLARHYGQEAIRHVRMLRPSPERDALIRLTEMVLTRDK from the exons ATGGCGGGCCCCTGGTGGAGCCGCTGTCGGAGCTGGAGCACAAACTGTACGAGAGCGGGTGTGTTCGAGACCCTGCGGCGTGTGAGCGGCAGGTCTGCGGCTCTGTCCGCGTCCTCCCCGGGGCGGGCGTCCTGGAGCTCCAGGCCCCGGAGCGAG GCACAGCCGTCGTCATCCACACGGACGAACCTGCAAATATTCAACTTTACCTCATCTCTAAACAG acaCAAGCCCCGGTTGCTGTGTCCCACGCTACAGCCGTGCTGCTGCAGGACGATACACAGCGACGCTAAGGTCAAGGACCCGTTCACGTTAGCCCAGAAAGACCTGACGAGTTTATACGATGATATCAAAAAG GAGCTGTTTGTGTCTAAAGAAGAGCTGAAGTTTCTCTGTGACTACTACTTTGATGGAAAAGGCAAAGCGATCCGACCGATGATTGTCGTCCTGATGGCGCGGGCTCTCAACATCCACAGCAACCGAGCAGG AGATCTGCTCCCGGGACAGAGGGCCATCGCCATGATCTCCGAGATGATCCACACCGCCAGTCTGGTGCACGACGACGTCATAGACGGGTCACACAAGCGGCGTGGAAAGGGAACGATCCATGAAGTGTGGGGTGAAAGAAAG GCGATCTTGGCTGGAGATTTCATTCTCTCAGCCGCCTCCCTGGCGTTGGCTCGTATCGGTAACATCACTGTGGTTAAGGTTCTGTCGCAAGTCATAGAAGACCTGGTCAGAG GTGAGTTCATGCAGCTGGGCTCCAAAGAGAACGAGAACGAGCGATTCAAGCACTACCTCGAGAAAACCTTCAAGAAGACGGCGAGTCTCATTGCAAACAGTTGTAAAGCA gtttccATTCTGGTAAACCCTGATCCGGATGTTCATGAAATCGCCTTCCAGTTCGGGAAGAATGTCGGCATCGCATTCCAG CTCGTGGACGACGTGTTGGACTTCACATCAGGAGCCAGTCAGCTGGGGAAGCCATCAGCTGCAGATCTCAAACTGGGTTTAGCCACTGGACCAGTTCTGTTCGCCTGTCAGCAG TTTCCTGAGCTTCATGCAATGATCATGAGACGGTTCAGCTCTGATGGAGATGTGGATCGAGCCTGGAAATACGTCCTTCAG AGTGATGGCGTGGAACAGACCAACTTCCTGGCCCGGCACTACGGTCAAGAAGCCATCCGACACGTCCGTATGCTCCGGCCGTCCCCGGAGAGAGACGCCCTCATCAGGCTCACTGAGATGGTGCTCACCAGAGACAAATGA
- the LOC118098543 gene encoding protein adenylyltransferase SelO isoform X3: MWSIYRLLVFALAAASGVTPVHLLEFCPSAGPDCHSDDDAASTSRSSQRAVKSRWNGNVSELIQDLDQFRVSCKKLLEVFPIDEVSGNFVHTVKNCIFSKSIPTPLKGPLSLAAVSKDVIEGILDLDVAVTQSTDFRLYASGGRLLPGSEPLAHRYGGHQFGYWAGQLGDGRAHFLGQYSNRKGEIWELQLKGSGKTPYSRSGDGRAVIRSSVREFLCSEAMHFLGVPTSRAASLIVSEEPVIRDKFYNGNVKTERGAVVLRLAKSWFRIGSLEILSQSGETDLLRKLLNFVIDEHFPSISSNDPDKYLVFYSTVVNETAHLIGQWMSVGFAHGVCNTDNFSLLSITIDYGPFGFMESYNPNFIPNTSDDEGRYRIGAQADVGLFNLEKLLSALSPVFTHKQQEEAKIILKGFVNIYQMRIHQIFKAKLGLLGEEEEDSYLIPFLLQMMEDTESDFTMTFRQLSEVSHLQLHNRNFAQMWALDDLSTHQHFSDWLNMYLLRISRQQNDGDVNRQNRMKNVNPRYVLRNWMAESAIRKAEMNDFSEVELLHHILSSPFVTQETAEEAGYAARPPSWAQRLKVSCSS; the protein is encoded by the exons ATGTGGAGTATCTACAGACTTCTAGTCTTTGCTCTGGCTGCAGCATCAGGTGTCACTCCTGTTCATCTCCTGGAGTTCTGTCCCAGCGCTGGACCCGACTGTCACAGCGATGACGACGCAGCATCAACCAGTCGATCATCCCAACGCGCTGTCAAATCCAGGTGGAACGGGAATGTTTCAGAGCTCATTCAGGACCTGGACCAGTTCAGAGTGTCCTGTAAGAAGCTACTCG AAGTGTTCCCAATCGATGAGGTCAGCGGAAACTTTGTTCACACGGTGAAGAACTGCATATTTTCCAAATCCATCCCAACTCCACTGAAAGGGCCTCTGAGCCTGGCAGCCGTTTCTAAG GATGTCATCGAGGGGATCTTAGATCTGGATGTGGCTGTAACACAGTCCACTGATTTCCGGCTTTATGCCAGCGGGGGCAGACTGCTGCCAGGATCTGAACCTCTCGCACACAGATACGGGGGTCATCAG TTTGGTTACTGGGCAGGTCAGCTGGGTGACGGTCGAGCACATTTCCTTGGTCAGTATTCCAACAG GAAGGGAGAAATATGGGAACTGCAGCTTAAAGGCTCTGGAAAAACTCCATATTCAAG GTCCGGAGATGGTCGAGCTGTGATCCGCTCGTCTGTCAGGGAGTTCCTGTGCAGCGAGGCGATGCATTTCCTGGGTGTTCCCACCAGCAGAGCTGCCAG TCTAATTGTAAGTGAGGAGCCGGTGATCAGGGATAAGTTCTACAATGGCAAcgtgaagacagagagag GAGCTGTTGTTCTCCGTTTAGCAAAGTCCTGGTTTCGGATTGGATCGTTGGAAATTTTGTCTCAAAGTGGAGAGACGGATCTTCTGAG GAAGCTGCTGAACTTTGTGATTGATGAACATTTCCCTTCTATCAGTTCAAATGACCCTGATAAATATTTG GTGTTTTATTCCACGGTTGTAAATGAAACAGCACATCTGATTGGCCAGTGGATGTCTGTTGGGTTTGCACATG GTGTGTGCAACACAGACAACTTCAGTCTCCTGTCCATCACCATCGACTATGGACCGTTTGGCTTCATGGAGTCCTATAACCCCA ATTTCATCCCCAACACGTCGGATGATGAGGGCAGGTACAGAATAGGAGCTCAGGCTGATGTCGGACTGTTCAACCTGGAGAAGCTCCTCAGTGCTCTGAGTCCTGTGTTTACACATAAACAGCAGGAAGA aGCTAAAATCATCTTAAAAGGATTTGTGAATATCTACCAGATGAG GATTCACCAGATATTTAAAGCCAAACTGGGGCTTCttggtgaagaggaagaagacagtTACCTTATTCCCTTCCTGCTTCAG ATGATGGAGGACACAGAGTCAGACTTCACCATGACCTTCAGACAACTCAGTGAAGTTTcacacctgcagctgcacaacaGGAACTTCGCACAG aTGTGGGCTCTTGATGATTTATCAACGCATCAGCACTTCTCTGATTGGCTCAACATGTACCTCCTCCGCATCAGCAG ACAACAAAATGATGGTGATGTGAATCGTCAAAACAGAATGAAAA ATGTGAATCCCAGATACGTGCTGAGGAACTGGATGGCGGAGTCGGCCATAAGAAAAGCTGAGATGAACGATTTCTCTGAG GTAGAGCTGCTGCACCACATCCTGTCCTCTCCCTTTGTTACACAAGAGACTGCAGAGGAGGCGGGCTATGCAGCAAGACCTCCTTCGTGGGCtcagaggttaaaggtcagctGCTCCTCATGA